Genomic window (Pristiophorus japonicus isolate sPriJap1 chromosome 9, sPriJap1.hap1, whole genome shotgun sequence):
TTACTACCCTGTaaaatgaatttcaaacaggaaaaatggagtgtgagaacccacaaaaacataaAGACACggtgtgaaattgagctgaaagaatctggtcatttgtggggtttGCACTAGGAAAAAGTGACCATgattgtcgtaaaacccaactggttcactaatgtccttcagggaagggaacccacctcccttgACCGTCCCACATGGGAAACTGTTGGTCCTACTGGACTCGGAAGTActgtcccccgccccccacctgatGGAGCTAGGGCATATTCCACCACGCGGAGCACTCTGGGTATGGACATCCGCCATAAtcatagaatgggacagtgcagaaggtggACACTTGAGCCATCTTGagtgcaatccagatcacaactcgctgcgtaaaaaagtttcctcatgttgtctctagttcttttgccaatcaccttaaatctgtgtcacccGGTGACCAAtcattctgccaatggaaacagttgctccttatttactccagCAAAACTGGAAGAACTGCATTTGGAGTGGAGAGCCAGTGACACATTGTGTAACCAGGTGCAAACACTCCTGCACAGTccagacatcacttgtttcccacttggcatgaAGTGAACATGTTAATTATAATTCATTTCATttgattttaaatagtttttatatATTCAATCATGTTTCTCTAATTGCATTTCCCATCTCAGTTTCAAAGCCTCATTtattttcttcctctgagccccataatgttggcgagtggtgattgattgccctgggaaccaacagggaagaggccggagggcccaggaagcagcatgttctgcaaccaatcgtggaGCTTGAGGGGTGAAACATGACAGTCACATGAATCAGTGTGAACCCATTGAATAATTTATAGTTTAAAAACTAATgcaagatttcttttgtcaaccaaACAATTCAACATTTGTCACTATTTTGTTTCCCtggtgttttttcaggctgtgtaactggttaaagctctttccacaggcagtggagtttcagacacttcagtgccaagtggaccaggtgttgaaaagatcattcacttccctctttccatgtcgctgtgagTTAAAggtagagattgatttcccctcattatgtatctgtttgagGGCAAACAGTGACTGGGGCCGAACCCCAACATCACACAGCACCTGCAGGAGTGAAATGGAAAAATATCAGAGCATGCATTGAATCTGGATTTCAAACAGAGAGGATGTGACGAGGAGAGAGTGCGTTGGACGGGGGACTTGCAGCTTAGGGACAAGAGATGAAAGAATGTTTCAGAGAAACTAGAACTgtgtgttcagagtttctacctTGTACTTAGTGATGACTTTAATAAAATATGAGGGCAGGTTGtagagactaggcttgtattcccttgaatatagaagattaaagggtgatctaattgaggtgttttatgatagggtagataaagaaactatttcctgtggtgggagagtccaaaacaagaggtcataaccttaacattagagctaggccatttagtggTGATGACAGGAAGCACTTTATCACACAAGCTGGAACATGTcagagagtaaccaaaggtatgagaactgaaataatctagagatagaaagcaggaaaggcccaaaaatggaacagtctgTCATAGGACATCAGGTAATTtcatcttatcttggagacatcaaatactgtttgaaagaaagctgatttattcgacagatatcaaaatattaaactccagcccggtTACAGTGGTTATTAAtagcagcagaaacaaaccccaacggtcagaatgaacatggtttagTCCTGGATTAACAGCAGAATCGACCACTGCAATCATGTGTGAATTTGATGgcatctcagcaggtgggatgactgaatgaacctcttctcacacatggagcaggtgaacggcctctcctgagtgtgaactcactggtgtgtcaacagatcctttttgcttttaaaactcttcagtcagaacatttaaaaggtctcttattagtgtgaacttgctggtgtgtccgcaggtgggatgactgagcgaatcccttcccacattcggtgcaggtgaatggcctctccccagtgtgaactcgctggtgtatcagcaggtcggatgactgagtgaatcccttcccacacacagtgcaggtgaacggtctctccccagtgtgaactcgctggtgtaccagcaggtggcATGTAcgactgaatctcttcccacacacggagcaggtaaatggtctttctccagtgtgactgcgctggtgtatcagtacatccattttgcttttaaagctcttcggaCAGtcggaacatttaaaaggtctattatcagtgtgaacaagttggtgtgaagTGAGGTTGGTTAActgggtgaatcccttcccacaatcagagcaggtgaatggcctttccccagtgtgaactcgctggtgtcttagcAGGTTGGATGAgtaagtgaattccttcccacactcagagcaggtgaacggcctctcccttgtGTGAATTtgttggtgtgccagcaggttggatgactgagtgaatcccttcccacaatcagagcaggtaaacggcctctccccagtgtgaatctgCTGGTGTCTCAGAAGGGCAGATGAgtaagtgaattccttcccacactcagagcaggtgaacggcctctccccggtgtgactgtgtcgatgaagttccagctcagacggggaaatgaatcccttcccacagtccccacattcccacggtttctccatggtgcgggtgtccttgtctcTCTCCAGGTTgggcgatcagttgaagcctcgtccacacacagaacacgtgtacggtttctccccgctgtgaatggtgtgatgttttttcaggctgtgtaactggttaaagctctttccacagtcagtgcactggaacactctcactcgagtgtgtgtgtctcggtgcttttccagtcagttgtttgaaatcttttcccacagacagaacagacaaacattcctcctttcacattcaaaggccgacgatattcaggtcctgatgaattgagTGACTATCTGATCTTGAcaagatgtttggtttgagtttcctgtctgcaaatcctccccttctgatACCCTGTAAAAGGGGTTTACAAAAATCACCACTGACTACAggttagaaattcagaacagacaattctagttttcatagaatcatagaaatttacagcacagaaggaggccatttggccgattgtcggccggcacggacacaatcttccatcagcctcctctattccaaagaaaataaccccagcctatccaatctttcctcatagctaacagtccaggcaacattcttgtaaatcttctctgtaccctctccagtgcaatcacatctttccttcaATGTGGTGACCgtagcctaattagtgttttatacagttcaagcataacctccctgctcttatattctatgcatcaggtaataaaggcaagtatcccgaatgccttcttaaccacctcatctacctggcctggtactttcagggatctgtgggcatgcacgcCAAGgtgcctctgttcctctacacgtctcagtatcctaccatttaatgtgtattccctttctttgttagccctccccaaatgcattacctcacatttctgcagagtgaattccatttgccactgaccagtccattgatatcttcgtgcagtctacagctttcttcttcatcatcaatcacacggtcaatttttgtatcatctgccaacttcttaatcgtaccccctatattctagatcattgatatataccacaaaaaacaagggacctagtactgagctctgcagaaccccactggaaacagccttccagtcacaaaaacacccatcgaccattaccctttgcttcctgcctcagccaattttggatctaacttgccgctttgcattggattcaatgggcttttacttttgtgaccagtctgctacgtgcgaccttatcaaaagctttgctaaaatctacatagactacatcaaatgcaatgCCTTCATCGacgctcctggttacctcctcgaaaaaattcaatcaagttagtcagacatgaccttcccataaAAGATCCGTGCTgagtgtccttgattaatccgtgtctttcgaaatgaagatttatccggtCCTTtagaaatttttccaataattttcccaccaccgaggttaagctgactggtctgtaattactcggtctatccttttctctctttttaatcaatggtaccacattagcagtcctcctgtcctccggcaccacacctgtagccagagaggattggaaactgatggccagagcctctgatatttcttctcttgcttctcttaacatcctGGATATatgtcatccgggcctggggatttatccactttcaaagatgctaaacccattaatacttcctctcattatgtttatttcatctaatattccaCACTCATCGTCCCCGATTGCAATGTCTGCTtcgttcctctcttttgtgaaaacagacacaaagtattcatttcgaaccatacccacatcttccacctccatacaCGTTTGCTTTCAGGTCCCTAATAGGCGCTACTCTTTCTTTAGctaacctcttgctcttaatatatttataaaacatctttggattttcattgattttacttgcctatattttttcatgtcctctctttgctttcctaatttcctttttaatttcacccctgcactttctatactcctctcggggttctgcagtattgtgcgctcggtatctgtcataaggttGTCTtgatttctttatcctaccctgtatgccccttataTTTGAGTGTGACTTACCcaagtctgaaactagagtcttaaacttaaataaagccaattacataggtttgAAGGGcaagttggctgaggtagattggaaaaataaattaaaaggtatagcagttgataagcagtggctagtatttaaagatataattctcaacaaaaatacattccattgagaaacaaaagtccacaggaaaagtgatccatctgtggctaactaaagaagttaaataTAGCATTGGATTGAAAGAAGCTTATATTGTtgtaaagaatagtagtaagcctgaggattgcgagtttcagaaatcagcaaaggatgaccaaaacattgataaaaagggaaacaaGAGAAAACTAgtcagaaatataaaaacagattgtaagagcttcttcaAGTATGCAAAAGTAGAATAGAAAAAATAAACgttggtctcttagaggctgagacaggagaatttttatttatttttgtatTTGTTCACGGGAGGTGggtgttactggcaaggccagcattaattgcccacccctaattgcccttgagaagatggtggtgagctaccatcttgagccactgcagtccgtgtgttgatggAACTTCCACATTattaattattatggggaataaggaaatgacagaaacattaaacaaatattttgtatcagtagaaGACGTATAAAACATACCTACAATGTTGGGGAAcctagggtctaatgagggtgaggaatgagactaaaagctgacaaatcactGGACCGGACGGCCTACATCTTCGGGTTCTAAAAgacatggctgcagagatagtcgatgcattggttttgatcttccaaaattccttagttCCTAGAACGATCCCCGTTATTCAAGTGGGGTGCTATaaggatcattgctggggcctcagctatttaatgatctagatgaagggaccgagtgtaatgtaacttagttttctgatgatacaaaactagatggaacagtaagctgtgaggagcacaagagtctgcaaagagatatatagatagacgatgtgagtgggcagtaaggtggcaaatggagtataatgtagggaaatgtgaggttgttcactttggtaagACGACTAGAATAactgaatatcttttaaatggtgagaaacttttaaatgttggtgttcagagagatttgggtgtcctcgtgcaagaaacactgaaagctagcatgcaggtacagcaagcaataaagaaggcaaatggcacattgtcctttattgcaaggggtggagtataagagtaaggaagtcttgctacaaatgtacagggtcttggtgagtccacacctagcgcactgtgcacagttttggtctccttatctaaggaaggatatacttgccttggagacggtgcaacaaaggtacacgattaattcctgggatgagagggctgtcttatgatgagagattgtgtagaatgggcccatactctctggagtttagaagaatgagaggtgatctcattgaaacatacaagattctgaagaggattgacagggtagatgctgagaggttgattcccctggatggaactagggggcacagtctcaggataaggggtaggccatttaagacagagatgagaaggcatttcttcactcagtgggttgtaaatctttggaattctctgccccagaggactgtggttgccgagtctctgagtatattcaaggctcagatatatagatttttggactcatagaaatgtagaaaataggaacagtagtaggccattcggcccttcgagtctgcactgccatttaatatgatcatggctgatcctctatctcaataccatatccccgttttttccccatactcTTTGATGCCTTTGGTTTCTAGAAATCTATATATCTCCCTCTTAaacatattcagtgacttggcctccacagccttctgtggaagagaattccacaggttcaccaccctctgagtgaaaaaatgtctcctcgtctcagtcctaaatttcctacctcgtatcctgagactgtgacccattgttctcgacttcccagccatgggaaacatcctccccgcatccagtttaTCTAACGcagtcaaaattttatacgtttcaatgaaatcccctctcgttcttctcaactctagtgaatacaggccagtcgacccaatctctcctcatatgacagtcctgccatcccaggaatcagtctggtgaaccttcgctgcactctaggggaatcaaaggatatagagatcaggcaggaaagtggtgttgagattGATGTTCTtactgaatgcggagcaggctcgaggggctgtatggcctactcctgctcctatttgttatgttgacatccaaggggctctagatttattagtcccacctttttttcttaacggaacatacttgctctgaaccctcactatctcctccttgaatgcctcccactgctctgacactgatttaccttcaaattgctgtttccagtccactttggctaagtcacatctcagcttagtaaaattaactTTTCCTGAATTgaaaacttttatttctggtctatctttgtccttttccataactactttaaatctaactgaattatgatcaccagcactaaAAATGCTCTTCCACCTGCCCAAACTTAATTccttaaaactaaatccagaaccgccccgctcttgttgggcttgctacgtcctggctaaaaaagttctcctgagtgcattttaagaattctgctccctctatacctttcacactacttCTATCTcagttaatgttagggtagttgaaatcccctagtaTTACTGGCCTAACATTTTTGCGCttagctcttctatctccctctgactgtttgggggtctatagtacaaccccagcagtgtgattgcccattTTTTGTTCCTCAGTTCATCCcatttggcctcatttgatgacctctctaacatatcatccctcctcacagctgtaattgtttttttaattaatATTGCGACCCCCCACCTCCTTTTTTTATCCTTctctctatctcgtcttaaaacgctgtaaccaggaatgttgagctgccattcctgcagttcttttagccatgtctcactAATAGCTACAATATCATACTCACACATGTCCATCAGTGCCCTCATCTCATTTGCCATCATTTCCTAGACTCCATGCACTGGCATTGAAGTGTTTCtgaagagggctgtcttatgattagagagtgtgtagaatgggcctatacactctggagttgagaagaatgagaggtgatcgcaccgAAACATACCGGCACtggcatttagcactgccaaactcccttgttgtctattttctcgcCTTTGTTTCCTTTGCCTTCCAAACATTAGCAAAACCCCCGGTGAGGATATCGGTCCCGGTCCTGTTGAGGGGCAACCCGCCCGAcacgtacaggtcccacctcctccagaaataGTCCCAaagtctcaggaatctaaaggcttcccgcctgcactatctctccagctgtgcattcatctgttctatcttcctatttctgtactc
Coding sequences:
- the LOC139273628 gene encoding zinc finger protein 79-like; its protein translation is MEKPWECGDCGKGFISPSELELHRHSHTGERPFTCSECGKEFTYSSALLRHQQIHTGERPFTCSDCGKGFTQSSNLLAHQQIHTRERPFTCSECGKEFTYSSNLLRHQRVHTGERPFTCSDCGKGFTQLTNLTSHQLVHTDNRPFKCSDCPKSFKSKMDVLIHQRSHTGERPFTCSVCGKRFSRTCHLLVHQRVHTGERPFTCTVCGKGFTQSSDLLIHQRVHTGERPFTCTECGKGFAQSSHLRTHQQVHTNKRPFKCSD